One Echinicola strongylocentroti DNA window includes the following coding sequences:
- the wecB gene encoding non-hydrolyzing UDP-N-acetylglucosamine 2-epimerase, producing MGLIKNLIVFGTRPEAIKMAPLINTFKKRKDEFDTKICVTAQHRQMLDQVLDFFGIEPDYDLNLMKPNQNLFSLTADILTELKVVLEDFRPDFVYVHGDTSTSMVASLASFYFGAKICHIEAGLRTFNKKSPFPEEINRQITGRLADYHFAPTHLAKQNLLKENVDDSKILITGNTVIDALLESVKRVKEIENNEITYLKSILQSECKLILVTGHRRENHGRGFIEICEALKCIAENNEDVQIIYPVHLNPNVKGPVYEILSGIDNIYLIDPLSYPSFVWLMNESYLIITDSGGVQEEAPSLGKPVLVLRDTTERPEAVSVGTVKLVGTDREKIVSESQFLLLNEDKYREMSELHNPYGDGKACARIVEYVSLKTNEDEIKK from the coding sequence ATGGGATTAATTAAGAATTTAATTGTGTTCGGTACTAGACCTGAGGCCATAAAAATGGCGCCACTTATCAACACTTTTAAAAAAAGGAAAGATGAGTTTGATACAAAAATTTGTGTTACGGCTCAGCATAGGCAGATGCTAGATCAGGTTTTAGATTTTTTTGGTATTGAGCCGGATTATGATCTTAATTTGATGAAGCCAAATCAAAACCTATTTTCATTAACAGCTGATATTTTAACTGAACTAAAGGTTGTTTTGGAGGATTTTCGACCTGATTTTGTATATGTCCATGGTGACACAAGTACCTCAATGGTTGCTAGTTTAGCTTCCTTTTATTTTGGTGCTAAAATTTGTCATATAGAGGCTGGGTTAAGGACATTCAATAAAAAATCACCGTTTCCTGAAGAAATCAATAGGCAGATAACTGGCCGCTTAGCTGATTACCATTTCGCTCCAACCCACTTAGCTAAACAAAATTTGTTAAAAGAGAATGTTGATGATTCTAAAATTCTAATTACAGGAAACACCGTAATTGATGCGCTACTCGAGAGCGTAAAGAGGGTAAAGGAAATTGAGAATAATGAAATTACCTACTTGAAGTCCATTCTTCAGAGTGAATGTAAGCTCATTTTAGTTACAGGTCATCGTAGGGAAAATCATGGAAGAGGTTTTATAGAAATTTGTGAAGCTCTAAAATGTATCGCTGAAAATAATGAAGATGTTCAAATAATTTATCCTGTTCATTTAAATCCCAATGTCAAAGGTCCAGTTTACGAAATACTTTCTGGCATCGATAACATATATTTAATCGACCCATTATCTTACCCCTCATTCGTTTGGTTAATGAATGAATCTTACCTTATCATAACAGATTCGGGAGGGGTTCAGGAGGAGGCACCTAGTTTGGGGAAACCTGTATTGGTGCTGCGAGATACCACAGAGAGGCCTGAAGCCGTCTCTGTAGGGACGGTAAAGCTAGTAGGAACGGATAGGGAAAAGATTGTTTCGGAATCCCAATTTCTTTTACTGAATGAGGATAAATATAGAGAAATGAGTGAGTTGCATAATCCATATGGAGATGGAAAGGCTTGTGCAAGGATTGTTGAATATGTCTCCTTAAAAACGAACGAGGATGAAATAAAAAAGTAA
- a CDS encoding NAD-dependent epimerase/dehydratase family protein has protein sequence MQEKKINIIGGSGFIGTRLCKRLTNSDKIFEIFDKNQSKSFPNLTTIVDVRDKDLIDLIQGGTIINLAAEHRDDVTPISLYDEVNVDGARRVCEAAEKKGVNQIIFTSSVAVYGFGPIGIDESGEINYFNDYGRTKFLAEEVYREWQAKDTNNRSLVIIRPTVVFGEQNRGNVYNLLKQIALGKFVMVGSGENVKSMAYVENVAAFLEYAIDFKPGVHLYNYIDKPDFTMNVLVKKVFRALGKSEKIGLRIPYPIGYGMGKILDLGSKISGKKLPISSIRVKKFCSNTCFNTNIEQSGFKAPVSIEQGLAQTLQYEFVEKKEGELFYSE, from the coding sequence ATGCAAGAAAAAAAAATAAATATTATCGGAGGGTCAGGGTTTATTGGTACGAGACTGTGTAAACGCTTAACAAATAGTGATAAGATTTTTGAAATTTTTGATAAAAATCAAAGTAAATCCTTTCCAAATTTAACAACAATAGTTGATGTACGAGATAAAGATTTGATTGATTTGATTCAAGGTGGTACAATTATAAATCTAGCTGCAGAACACAGAGATGATGTTACTCCAATATCTCTGTATGATGAAGTGAATGTCGATGGAGCTAGAAGGGTTTGTGAAGCCGCTGAGAAAAAGGGGGTAAATCAAATTATCTTCACCAGCTCTGTAGCAGTATATGGTTTTGGCCCTATAGGAATTGATGAGTCAGGTGAAATAAATTATTTTAATGATTATGGGAGGACGAAATTTTTGGCCGAAGAAGTATATAGAGAGTGGCAAGCTAAAGACACAAATAACCGGTCATTAGTTATTATTAGGCCGACTGTTGTTTTCGGAGAGCAAAATCGAGGCAATGTATACAATTTGCTTAAACAAATTGCTTTAGGGAAATTTGTAATGGTTGGCAGTGGGGAAAATGTAAAATCAATGGCGTATGTGGAAAATGTTGCTGCATTTTTAGAATATGCTATAGATTTTAAGCCTGGAGTTCATCTATATAACTATATTGATAAACCTGATTTTACCATGAATGTTTTGGTCAAAAAGGTATTTAGAGCACTTGGAAAAAGCGAAAAAATTGGATTGCGAATCCCTTATCCAATTGGTTATGGAATGGGGAAAATCTTAGATTTAGGATCAAAGATTTCAGGTAAAAAGTTGCCCATTAGTTCTATAAGGGTTAAGAAATTTTGTTCCAATACTTGTTTTAATACAAATATAGAACAATCAGGATTTAAAGCTCCTGTATCGATAGAGCAAGGTTTAGCTCAAACATTACAATATGAATTTGTGGAAAAGAAAGAAGGTGAGCTTTTTTATAGCGAGTAA
- a CDS encoding glycosyltransferase, translating to MEKFSVLISVYIKEDPVFFTDALASIFNQTLPPTELLIVKDGPLTEELDNIILNFIHEYPSKIRVFPLEENGGLGKALRIGVENCKYNIIARMDTDDICVSDRFEKQIGYLSNNPSAVLVGSFVEEFNKVPGDLKVIKEVPEIHDQIIKYSKQRNPFNHPSVAFRKSAIINVGSYKTMIYFEDYYLWLRLLNNLNGYIVYNIQDPLLYFRIGNDMIGRRHGINYLVKEINFLNLAFKESLITFYEFCRLIVTRVPLRILPKPLLKLFYKILLR from the coding sequence ATGGAGAAATTTTCTGTGCTGATTTCAGTTTATATCAAAGAAGACCCTGTTTTTTTTACCGACGCACTTGCCAGTATTTTTAATCAAACATTACCTCCAACGGAATTATTGATTGTCAAAGATGGGCCGTTAACTGAAGAACTTGATAATATTATTTTAAATTTTATCCATGAATACCCAAGCAAAATTAGAGTTTTTCCACTTGAGGAAAATGGAGGGCTAGGGAAAGCCTTAAGAATAGGGGTTGAAAATTGTAAATATAATATTATTGCTAGAATGGATACGGATGATATTTGCGTTTCAGATAGGTTTGAAAAGCAAATCGGATATTTAAGTAATAACCCGTCAGCTGTTTTAGTAGGTAGTTTTGTTGAGGAGTTTAATAAGGTGCCAGGGGATTTGAAGGTTATAAAAGAAGTACCTGAAATTCATGATCAAATAATTAAATATTCCAAACAAAGGAATCCCTTTAATCATCCATCGGTTGCATTTCGCAAATCTGCAATTATAAATGTGGGGTCTTACAAAACCATGATATATTTTGAAGATTACTATTTATGGCTGCGATTATTAAATAATTTAAATGGTTATATAGTATATAACATTCAGGATCCCCTTTTGTATTTTAGAATTGGAAATGATATGATCGGAAGGAGGCATGGTATAAATTATTTAGTAAAAGAAATAAATTTTTTAAATCTTGCTTTTAAGGAATCTTTAATTACATTTTATGAATTTTGTAGACTCATTGTCACAAGAGTTCCCCTAAGAATTTTACCCAAGCCCTTACTGAAATTGTTTTATAAAATTTTGTTAAGATGA
- a CDS encoding capsule assembly Wzi family protein codes for MTFKGVFQKFLFVGVLILLTNSTTIYGQSIPAGMPLFEEAMRRRQLLGELDSAISFNIRPLQPSLFYNNEVFNDYTGFQIGSDIGQKSGNVDKKYISYLPIRNTMTYNSGRPYGWGDGPMIPNVGFQNMLTGGIAAKFHFINIQLMPEWTWAQNSDFAGYPNTFGNSVNSARFWYWNYGDSPERFGENTYTKFGLGQSKITLSYGSFEIGASTENIWWGPGQFNALIFSNNAPGFPHLTLNTTRPAKTFLGSFEGQIIMGRLESSGIEPSQWESLNQKYFKDLSMDWRYVNGFSISYQPKWIPGLFLGVNRTFQQYNEDKGNSFGDWFPIFETFTKSGLFDNGNSVDYDSKAQDQQVSVFGRYLFTKANAELYFEYGRRDHSLTAREFVLNPEHARAYILGFNKLFKLPYKNQYIQLRAEMTQQQESVNRYIRYEGLGGNNTWHTHYQVRGFTNYGQPLGVGIGTGSNVQTIEVSLIDKLNKYGIVLERLANHQDFYYRGLGQQEERQPWVDLSLGFLFDYQWDRFLLSSRLQMINGLNYQWQLDPASTEEFPVGKDKFSVFAQAHLIYLIGKK; via the coding sequence ATGACGTTTAAGGGAGTTTTTCAAAAGTTTTTATTCGTAGGAGTTTTAATTCTTTTAACCAATTCTACTACTATCTATGGCCAATCTATTCCTGCAGGAATGCCATTATTTGAGGAAGCAATGCGGCGAAGACAATTGTTGGGAGAATTGGATTCGGCTATAAGTTTTAATATTCGTCCACTTCAACCATCTTTATTTTATAATAATGAGGTATTTAATGATTATACAGGATTTCAAATAGGTAGTGATATTGGGCAAAAAAGTGGAAATGTAGATAAAAAGTACATCAGCTACCTACCTATAAGAAATACTATGACCTATAATTCGGGTAGACCCTATGGCTGGGGAGACGGGCCTATGATCCCCAATGTAGGATTTCAAAATATGCTGACAGGGGGAATAGCAGCTAAATTCCATTTCATTAATATCCAACTAATGCCAGAGTGGACATGGGCTCAGAATTCTGATTTTGCTGGCTATCCTAACACCTTTGGCAACAGCGTAAATAGCGCTAGATTTTGGTACTGGAATTATGGGGACAGTCCAGAAAGATTTGGAGAGAATACCTATACCAAATTTGGTTTAGGACAATCAAAGATTACATTAAGTTATGGTTCGTTTGAAATAGGGGCCTCAACCGAAAATATCTGGTGGGGGCCTGGTCAGTTTAATGCATTGATATTCTCAAATAATGCCCCAGGCTTCCCTCATTTAACTTTAAATACTACAAGACCTGCAAAAACCTTTTTAGGATCATTTGAAGGTCAAATAATTATGGGGAGGTTGGAGTCTTCGGGCATTGAACCTAGCCAATGGGAATCCTTAAACCAAAAATACTTTAAAGATCTGTCAATGGATTGGAGATATGTTAATGGTTTTTCCATTAGCTATCAACCAAAATGGATTCCTGGACTATTTCTAGGGGTTAATCGAACATTTCAACAATATAACGAAGATAAAGGAAATTCATTTGGAGATTGGTTTCCTATCTTTGAGACTTTTACAAAAAGTGGATTGTTTGATAATGGTAATTCTGTTGATTATGATAGTAAAGCACAGGATCAACAAGTTTCAGTTTTTGGTCGGTACTTGTTTACCAAAGCAAATGCAGAACTGTATTTCGAGTATGGTAGGAGAGATCATTCATTAACAGCCCGTGAATTTGTGTTGAATCCAGAACATGCAAGGGCATATATACTAGGATTTAATAAATTGTTTAAGCTTCCCTATAAAAATCAATATATCCAACTAAGAGCTGAAATGACCCAACAACAAGAATCAGTAAATAGGTATATAAGATACGAAGGGTTGGGAGGTAACAACACTTGGCACACCCATTATCAGGTAAGAGGCTTCACTAATTATGGCCAACCACTTGGGGTAGGCATTGGCACAGGCAGTAATGTCCAAACCATCGAAGTATCCTTAATCGATAAATTAAATAAATACGGAATAGTTCTTGAACGTTTGGCTAATCATCAAGATTTTTACTACCGAGGCCTTGGCCAGCAGGAAGAAAGACAACCTTGGGTAGATCTTTCCCTTGGCTTCCTGTTTGATTACCAGTGGGACCGGTTTTTACTAAGCTCCCGACTACAGATGATCAATGGGCTGAATTACCAGTGGCAACTGGACCCGGCAAGTACAGAAGAGTTTCCAGTGGGTAAGGATAAATTCAGTGTGTTTGCACAGGCGCATTTGATTTATTTGATTGGGAAGAAGTAG
- a CDS encoding sialidase family protein — protein MDEKVIAKAENEEPWGHFQFPTLSISDDEFYVSWSMNEDNISNLGKGKTVRMMSSNEGKSWKPITWDKSKEGVLLPNGCRIKLYTKPSVKLLDSIKEKSIGELKNSYSRRKVRFYYDKDLPPKYQGAYLARNCNGKFQPYKVNIKDPDFIRYEQDGILPFVWWGNIIYDENSQILYAAMSPSYYIEDGTVKPSGVIIYESSDFGISWSKKGVIKYFVDPKKDKVKQAYSISDGFMEPSFLILKDGTFVCVVRSTNGFGNRPLYFTKSIDKGATWSKPKVIAKSGVMPKLVQLENGVIVLSTGRPGIQLYYSSDGGDSWSDKYIVLDDDKGTCGYTGLKSVSNNRFMLVYSDFTRKNSNNLDRKAIVSKTFSLIKEY, from the coding sequence ATGGATGAGAAAGTCATAGCAAAAGCGGAAAATGAAGAACCTTGGGGGCATTTCCAATTTCCGACTCTTTCCATCTCAGATGACGAGTTTTATGTTTCCTGGAGTATGAATGAAGATAATATTTCAAATTTAGGAAAAGGGAAGACGGTTAGGATGATGTCCTCCAATGAGGGAAAAAGCTGGAAGCCGATAACTTGGGATAAAAGCAAAGAAGGAGTCCTCTTACCAAATGGATGTAGGATAAAGCTTTATACGAAACCATCCGTTAAGCTTCTTGATTCTATTAAAGAAAAGAGTATTGGGGAGTTAAAAAACTCCTATTCTAGAAGGAAAGTAAGATTTTATTATGATAAAGATTTACCACCTAAATATCAAGGAGCATATTTAGCAAGAAATTGTAATGGGAAGTTTCAGCCATACAAAGTAAATATTAAAGATCCGGATTTTATTCGATACGAGCAAGATGGAATTTTGCCTTTTGTGTGGTGGGGAAATATAATTTATGATGAAAATTCACAAATCCTCTATGCTGCTATGTCTCCAAGTTATTACATCGAAGATGGCACGGTAAAACCATCAGGTGTAATAATATACGAGTCCTCAGATTTTGGAATTTCATGGAGTAAAAAGGGTGTCATTAAATATTTTGTAGATCCTAAAAAGGATAAAGTTAAACAGGCATATAGTATTTCTGATGGATTTATGGAACCATCATTCCTTATACTGAAGGATGGTACATTTGTTTGCGTTGTAAGGTCTACAAACGGGTTTGGTAATAGGCCTTTGTATTTTACCAAATCTATTGATAAAGGTGCGACCTGGAGTAAACCCAAGGTTATTGCTAAATCTGGAGTGATGCCAAAATTAGTTCAACTTGAAAATGGAGTAATAGTCTTATCTACGGGGAGACCTGGCATTCAACTTTATTATAGTAGTGATGGAGGCGATTCATGGAGTGATAAATATATAGTGTTAGATGATGATAAAGGCACATGTGGTTATACAGGATTGAAAAGTGTTAGTAATAATAGATTTATGCTTGTTTATTCAGATTTTACAAGGAAAAACTCTAATAACTTGGACCGTAAAGCTATAGTAAGTAAAACATTTAGCCTAATAAAGGAATATTAA
- a CDS encoding glycosyltransferase family protein, with product MICYFYLPASAKNDATVFFCEIVKKAFLKIDIEVNEIHDLENTQIERESFTFTVRIVDYLKISKYSENNIFWFQGIQPEETVLINDGSLKSKLLYYYVSYKERIVLKTSFLNIFVSNAMKDHYMKKYGQYSSMKDVIIPCYNKGIEEELFHLDGKYDKLNFVYAGSMSSWQCLEEAAQIFAEILILNSSATFTILTNEENKVEELINKYELRNVYTDYVALENLQEYLAKFKYAFLLRKNHIVNKVSTPTKMNSYLASGIIPIYTDAVSSFEENIDLKEFGVKVCLDNNNYKNIADQLLEHHQKRIDAKMIMTCYKRIFSEYYSDDKYVELLGAKINELCK from the coding sequence ATGATCTGTTATTTCTATTTACCAGCTTCAGCAAAAAATGATGCTACAGTCTTTTTTTGTGAAATTGTTAAGAAAGCTTTTCTGAAAATTGATATTGAAGTTAATGAAATCCATGACTTAGAAAATACCCAAATAGAAAGGGAATCTTTTACATTCACCGTAAGGATTGTCGACTATTTGAAAATCTCCAAATATTCGGAAAACAATATTTTTTGGTTTCAGGGGATTCAACCAGAAGAAACTGTATTAATCAATGATGGCAGTTTGAAAAGCAAATTATTATACTATTATGTTTCATACAAAGAAAGAATAGTTCTAAAAACTTCGTTTTTGAATATATTCGTATCTAATGCAATGAAAGACCATTATATGAAAAAGTATGGTCAATATTCAAGTATGAAGGACGTAATAATTCCATGTTATAATAAAGGAATAGAGGAAGAATTATTTCATTTAGATGGAAAGTATGATAAGCTGAATTTTGTGTATGCAGGAAGTATGAGTAGTTGGCAATGTTTAGAAGAGGCGGCACAAATTTTTGCTGAAATTTTGATTTTAAATAGTTCTGCAACATTTACCATTTTAACTAATGAAGAGAATAAGGTAGAAGAATTAATCAATAAGTACGAGTTGAGGAATGTTTATACGGATTATGTGGCATTAGAGAATTTGCAAGAATATCTAGCAAAGTTTAAGTACGCTTTTTTGTTAAGAAAAAACCACATCGTAAATAAAGTCTCTACCCCTACCAAAATGAATTCCTATTTGGCTAGTGGCATAATTCCGATATATACTGATGCAGTAAGCTCTTTTGAAGAAAACATTGACTTGAAAGAATTTGGTGTAAAAGTATGTTTGGATAATAATAATTATAAAAATATTGCAGATCAGCTATTGGAGCATCACCAGAAGCGAATTGATGCGAAAATGATTATGACTTGCTATAAACGAATTTTTTCAGAATACTATAGCGATGATAAATATGTGGAGCTATTGGGTGCAAAAATTAATGAATTATGCAAGTAA
- a CDS encoding polysaccharide pyruvyl transferase family protein, whose product MKIIVKGAYGESNFGDDLLMLVFEEYLNREFKNSQLVFVGREKHYPNNLLKHSKYNLEIHPDVVVYGGGTQFFSFGERKSKKTFLEKLCKAILNPQMIYNFLINKIAPSKGKYSDVPNAFIGFGLGPFKSEIAMLNAKQHMNGSIFIGVRDEVSFNYCNEWGIESHLGADVVFSSYFQIPKLIGKDNAKRKIGVIVRDWKWEESGALYIKRIKEFIEKDSSPVIYEFIVFAPLIDKEWSNYLSERDHLVWDPDIDNVDVFLKKLNEYDGFISARYHGAILGAILGKPTVCIEIEPKLRILCDQVPQLELWKKPFDISELTNIIANLNYEIDYTWALAERRKMADDMLDLFGERLSKEMLKS is encoded by the coding sequence ATGAAAATTATTGTAAAGGGAGCTTATGGTGAGTCAAATTTTGGTGATGATCTTTTAATGCTTGTGTTTGAGGAATATTTAAATAGGGAGTTTAAGAATTCACAATTAGTTTTTGTTGGAAGAGAAAAGCACTATCCAAATAATTTACTAAAGCATTCAAAGTATAATTTGGAAATTCATCCTGATGTGGTAGTGTATGGTGGAGGGACGCAGTTTTTTTCGTTTGGGGAAAGAAAGAGTAAGAAGACTTTTCTAGAGAAGTTATGTAAGGCGATTTTGAACCCCCAAATGATTTATAATTTTTTAATTAATAAAATAGCCCCATCCAAAGGGAAGTATAGTGATGTGCCAAATGCCTTTATCGGTTTTGGTCTGGGACCTTTTAAAAGTGAAATAGCCATGTTAAATGCGAAACAACATATGAATGGATCGATTTTTATTGGAGTAAGGGATGAAGTATCGTTTAATTATTGCAATGAATGGGGAATAGAGTCCCATCTCGGGGCTGATGTAGTATTCTCTTCGTACTTTCAAATACCGAAACTGATTGGAAAAGATAATGCAAAAAGAAAAATTGGTGTAATTGTTCGTGACTGGAAATGGGAGGAAAGTGGCGCGCTATATATCAAACGTATAAAAGAATTTATTGAAAAGGATAGTTCACCGGTTATATATGAATTTATTGTTTTTGCCCCATTGATTGATAAAGAGTGGTCTAATTATCTCTCAGAGAGAGACCATTTGGTCTGGGATCCAGATATAGATAATGTTGATGTCTTTTTAAAGAAATTGAATGAATATGACGGCTTTATCTCCGCAAGATATCATGGCGCAATACTGGGAGCTATTTTAGGAAAGCCCACTGTTTGTATTGAAATTGAACCGAAGCTAAGGATTCTGTGTGATCAAGTTCCTCAGCTTGAATTATGGAAAAAGCCATTTGATATTAGTGAGTTGACCAATATAATTGCAAATCTTAATTATGAGATTGATTATACTTGGGCATTAGCAGAAAGAAGGAAAATGGCTGATGATATGTTGGATTTATTTGGCGAAAGGCTGTCAAAAGAAATGCTGAAATCCTAA
- a CDS encoding glycosyltransferase family 4 protein has translation MQVKIDCWYYGHVTAPNGVATFLRYFKNKTNNIHGVGFEIFSLDRDQNNKEVTKGRIKNEGIKALLKDKIMRLALFIPMASYFFLKKAFIDNAREVVDKYGESDSNAVLFFQDFFTCYEYFSKYKDSLNESVIVLHSDGDPLNMIYKTYPFLKKSKKAIKYLEKIVEYSLRKVSRIVFLSQRARSTFFNDYPQYDKKSRVVYNGLDDVPINKPNFNRNIDSKIRIVSVGTVGERKGFDILIDAFMSLPTEVQNCYELNIVGDGPLVNKLVHKCENQKNVIFLGKRDDVDNILAEMDVFLLVSRDEGMPMAVIEAMRQGKPLFLTNVGGMGEMVKQGENGWLVDPNKENILKGLIKMAQEKDKIGIYAMNSRERFLSEFQGMDMIHNYLDIFSNLSCNAE, from the coding sequence ATGCAAGTAAAGATAGATTGTTGGTATTATGGGCATGTAACTGCTCCTAATGGCGTCGCTACTTTTTTAAGGTATTTTAAGAATAAGACCAATAATATACATGGGGTGGGATTTGAGATATTTTCATTAGATAGGGATCAAAATAACAAGGAGGTTACGAAAGGAAGAATTAAGAATGAAGGTATAAAAGCACTTTTAAAAGATAAAATTATGAGATTGGCATTGTTTATACCAATGGCTTCTTATTTTTTTTTAAAAAAAGCATTTATTGATAATGCAAGAGAGGTTGTTGATAAATATGGGGAATCTGATTCAAATGCTGTATTGTTTTTTCAAGATTTTTTCACTTGCTATGAATACTTCAGTAAGTATAAGGATAGTTTAAATGAATCTGTTATTGTACTACACAGTGATGGGGATCCATTAAACATGATATATAAAACTTATCCCTTTCTAAAAAAATCTAAAAAAGCAATTAAGTACCTTGAAAAAATTGTTGAATATTCATTGAGAAAAGTAAGTAGGATTGTGTTTTTAAGTCAACGAGCTAGGTCTACTTTTTTTAATGACTATCCACAATATGACAAGAAATCACGTGTTGTATATAATGGTTTAGACGATGTTCCAATAAATAAACCTAATTTTAATAGAAATATAGACTCAAAAATTAGAATAGTATCGGTTGGCACAGTAGGGGAAAGGAAAGGTTTTGATATTTTGATTGATGCATTTATGTCGTTGCCTACTGAAGTACAGAATTGTTATGAGCTGAATATTGTGGGTGATGGACCTCTAGTAAATAAATTGGTTCATAAATGTGAGAATCAGAAAAATGTAATTTTTTTAGGAAAAAGGGATGACGTTGACAATATTCTTGCTGAAATGGACGTGTTTCTGTTAGTTAGCAGAGATGAAGGAATGCCAATGGCAGTGATTGAAGCTATGAGGCAAGGCAAACCGCTATTCTTGACTAACGTCGGGGGAATGGGAGAAATGGTGAAGCAAGGGGAGAATGGCTGGTTAGTTGATCCTAATAAAGAGAATATATTGAAAGGGTTAATTAAGATGGCTCAAGAGAAAGACAAAATAGGTATTTATGCTATGAACTCTAGGGAGCGCTTTCTTAGTGAATTTCAAGGTATGGACATGATACATAATTATTTGGATATATTTTCTAATCTTAGTTGTAATGCTGAATAG
- a CDS encoding EpsG family protein: MGIYLFIYLWVASLTFVYFELTEKYRKQLKIAFYLLIIFLIFVTILRREVGTDYETYLRIYENSPTLSQFFRKPFNGVIEPGYSFLNVIAKISSLGFPFVSFVCICLILYNYHAASRHFNLNFYLVFLTYVGLYFFSHNFNVIRHGVATSFIWHSFSLLVNKNNKKNSIALLVISSFFHYMSLLFIPFLWIMNKKISYKIIIGTLVFSIFLILTKLDLVTKVLDYLFYWSPKYQFYKSVYYINVGAEGNYGIAMGVIFNLLLIFSLIIVKARENTSKSSSDVNKIIFNGFYFSLLFLLLLSFNGVFAERIGGVFYVSLIFLLPLIFKMYFDERKVRFLFSMIFVLYIGMYYFKGISVKEADGEYQYLPYKSVINLNG; encoded by the coding sequence ATGGGAATCTATTTATTCATTTATTTATGGGTAGCTTCGTTGACTTTTGTTTACTTTGAATTAACTGAGAAATATAGAAAACAGCTTAAAATAGCCTTCTATCTTTTAATTATTTTTTTAATTTTTGTTACAATTCTCCGTAGGGAAGTGGGAACTGATTACGAAACTTATTTACGTATTTATGAAAATTCTCCAACACTTTCTCAATTTTTCAGAAAACCTTTCAATGGAGTTATTGAACCAGGGTATAGTTTTTTAAATGTTATTGCAAAAATTTCAAGCTTAGGTTTTCCTTTTGTAAGTTTTGTTTGTATTTGTTTAATACTATATAATTATCACGCTGCTTCTAGGCATTTCAATTTAAATTTTTATTTGGTATTCTTAACATATGTAGGTCTGTATTTTTTTTCACATAATTTTAATGTCATTAGACATGGAGTAGCGACTTCTTTCATTTGGCATTCATTTTCATTATTGGTAAATAAAAATAATAAAAAAAATAGTATTGCTTTATTGGTGATTAGTTCCTTCTTTCATTATATGTCTTTATTGTTTATTCCATTTTTATGGATTATGAATAAAAAGATTTCATACAAAATAATAATTGGCACATTAGTTTTTTCTATTTTTTTAATTTTAACGAAGCTGGACTTGGTAACTAAAGTTCTTGATTATCTTTTCTATTGGAGTCCTAAATACCAGTTTTATAAATCCGTATATTATATTAATGTCGGTGCAGAAGGAAACTATGGAATTGCTATGGGGGTAATATTTAATTTACTTTTAATATTTTCCTTGATTATTGTAAAAGCTAGAGAAAATACCTCTAAGAGTAGCAGTGATGTAAATAAAATAATATTTAATGGATTTTATTTTTCTTTGTTGTTTCTGCTTTTGTTAAGTTTTAATGGGGTTTTTGCTGAGAGAATAGGCGGAGTATTCTATGTATCGCTAATTTTTCTTTTACCGCTAATATTTAAGATGTATTTCGATGAAAGAAAGGTTAGGTTCCTCTTCAGTATGATTTTTGTGTTATACATAGGAATGTATTATTTTAAAGGTATATCAGTCAAGGAAGCAGATGGCGAGTATCAATATTTGCCCTATAAAAGTGTTATTAATTTAAATGGATAA